A single window of Ptychodera flava strain L36383 chromosome 3 unlocalized genomic scaffold, AS_Pfla_20210202 Scaffold_25__1_contigs__length_14229661_pilon, whole genome shotgun sequence DNA harbors:
- the LOC139125193 gene encoding fibroblast growth factor receptor-like, with protein MSLVHRDKQSETVDGQMNLAMEHTDELMGQGGTGSEVASESVTFVQDISVGVFTKLVKGEMVLSEKSKQVVTVKVLQDKSGSDEEKCFLSEIRFFKALAIHENIISMLGYITAKAPLCIVFEYCPHGNLKDFLLDLHREVRKVDEDELEESTINQLLQFASQIANGMDFLEKIGCVHRTLAAKSVHVGHGKVCKIAEFGFSSIVMDVNTYEKLTKGRIPIRWMALESILECVYTPKTDVWSYGIVLWEIFSFGNKPYPDMPIKDVIRELRHGYRLPAPKHADEMMYSLMNECWQDDPEVDQLLKNCQFYRTGFPMNKDVKHH; from the exons ATGTCCCTGGTGCATCGTGACAAACAAA GTGAAACCGTCGACGGACAGATGAATCTTGCAATGGAA CATACAGACGAACTAATGGGTCAGGGCGGTACGGGCAGCGAGGTAGCAAGTGAATCGGTAACGTTTGTGCAGGACATTTCTGTCGGCGTATTCACCAAACTCGTCAAGGGAGAAATGGTCTTATCTGAGAAAAGTAAACAGGTCGTGACTGTGAAAGTACTCCAAG ATAAATCTGGTAGCGACGAGGAAAAGTGTTTTCTTAGCGAAATACGGTTCTTCAAGGCCCTTGCTATCCATGaaaacattatcagtatgctagGATACATTACAGCGAAAG CTCCGTTGTGTATTGTGTTTGAATATTGTCCCCATGGAAACCTGAAGGATTTCTTACTTGACCTCCATAGAGAGGTCAGAAAGGTGGACGAAGACGAACTGGAAGAGAGTACAATTAATCAGCTGCTTCAATTTGCTTCTCAAATTGccaatggaatggactttcttgAAAAGATAGGG TGTGTTCATCGAACGCTTGCTGCAAAGAGTGTTCACGTAGGACACGGAAAGGTCTGTAAAATAGCCGAGTTTGGTTTCTCCAGCATAGTCATGGATGTGAACACGTATGAGAAACTGACAAAG GGTCGCATTCCTATTCGTTGGATGGCCTTAGAATCGATACTTGAATGTGTGTATACGCCCAAGACTGACGTATGGTCATATGGGATTGTGTTATGGGAAATTTTTAGTTTTG GTAATAAGCCGTATCCAGACATGCCAATTAAAGATGTTATCCGGGAACTTCGGCACGGTTACAGGTTGCCCGCACCGAAACATGCAGATGAAATGAT GTACAGCCTAATGAATGAGTGTTGGCAAGATGACCCGGAAGTCGACCAACTTTTGAAGAACTGTCAGTTTTATCGAACGGGATTTCCTATGAACAAGG ACGTGAAACACCACTAA
- the LOC139125195 gene encoding tyrosine-protein kinase receptor Tie-1-like produces MDVNTYEKLTKGRIPIRWMALESILQCVYTTKTDVWSYGIVLWEIFSFGNKPYPDMPIKDVIRELRHGYRLPAPKHADEMIYSLMKECWQDDPASRPTFEELVRLIERDFL; encoded by the exons ATGGATGTGAACACGTATGAGAAACTGACAAAG GGTCGCATTCCTATTCGTTGGATGGCCTTAGAATCGATCCTTCAATGTGTGTATACGACCAAGACTGATGTGTGGTCATATGGCATTGTGTTATGGGAAATATTTAGTTTCG GTAATAAGCCGTATCCAGACATGCCAATTAAAGATGTTATCCGGGAACTTCGGCACGGTTACAGGTTGCCTGCACCGAAACATGCAGATGAAATGAT TTACAGCCTAATGAAGGAGTGTTGGCAAGATGACCCAGCAAGTCGACCAACATTTGAAGAACTGGTCAGATTAATTGAACGCGATTTTCTGTGA